The Helianthus annuus cultivar XRQ/B chromosome 15, HanXRQr2.0-SUNRISE, whole genome shotgun sequence genomic sequence aaacttaaatcttgtagttgatcgaacaggtcatcaatccttggcaaaggatatctattcttgatagtcaacttgttcagctcgcggtagtcgatacacatgcggaaactaccgtccttcttcttaacaaacaaaactagagctccccaaggcgagaagcttggtctgataaatcccttgtccaataactcctggagttgcattgacagctcttgcatttctgaaggcgcaagtcgataaggtgctttagccacaggcgcggcgcctggaactaagtcaatgtggaattcgACTTGCCTTTgcggtggcaatcctggcaagtctttgggaaagacctcaggatattcctttacgaCTGGTATATCTTCTAACTTTGGCTCAGCGGCTtctttatccacaatgtgtgccaggaaggcaacacatcctttctgcaaacactttcgagctttcaaGCAACTAATGATCCTTAagggcgtatcgcgcttctctccatgCACCACAATTGTTTCTCCATCCGCCATTGGAATGCGAATGATATTCTCGTGACATACAATCTCTGctctgttgcttgacaaccaatccatccctagtaccacgtcgaagcttcccaactcgacgggCAGAAGATCAAGTGAAAACTCGTGCTCTCCCAGTTCTATCACGCAACCTCTGATGACTTCATTCGCTTCTACTACCTttccattggctagttctatcgAATACGaaatgtctaacttactagctaccaacccaagtatattcttaaattctagcgatacaaaactataatcggcaccagtgttaaatagtacagatgcaaagcgttgattgatagggaacgtaccagtaaccacattTGGATCTTGGCGAGCTTCTCTCACTccgatgttgaaaacccttccttgtGCTTGATTGAGCTTTgggcattctcgcttgaaatgccccatgtctccacaattaaaacaaccTGGTCCTCGACCATTACCGTTCCCATTACCACCTTGATTGTTATTCGCTCCACGGTTCCCATTACCAGCTTGATTCccacgatttccatttccgccatttcctcctttTGGGCAGTTCCCATAACCATTACCGCCACGGTTGTTGTTTCCAAAACCCCTTTGACCGCCACGGCCATTACCAACCCAGCATGTTTCTTTCAAGTGACCAACTTTCCCACAAGATTCACATTTTCCAGCTCGGCATCGTCCATTGTGATGCAACTGACACGCATCACATTTGGGCAATGTGCCCATATACCCCTTTCCTTTGGCCTTGGCCGGTGCGCTTGTCTCATCCTTCTTGTTCGTACTGCTGGTACCTTTCTTAAAATTGGAGGACATCCGCTTGTTCTCACCGGatgactcaacgtgagtctccttTTTGTTCTGGTCAGGGGTCGAAAACTTGTTTAATCTGATAGCTTCTTTAGTTAGTGACACGCTCAGATCGATAGCCTCAGTAATTGTGGCAGGCTTTGACGATGTCACCATACTCATAATCtaaggtgccaatccccaaataaaCCGCTCGATGCGTTTGAATTCTGGATCAACCATGTATGGTACCACGCGAGACAGATCGTGAAATCTTTGCACATATTCAGCAATTTTCGGGCCGTCCATTTTGAGGTGCCAAAACTCAGTCTCCTGCTTTTGGATTTCAGCCCTGGAGCAGTATTTCTTTCGCATGAGCTCCTTCATTTCATCCCATGACATGGCGTAAGCAGCTTCTTCCCCCAGGGTTTGGACttgaagattccaccaggataagGTACCATCTAGAAAGAGTCCTGAGATGTAGCTGACTTGATGTtcaggagcacacttgctcatccttatcACAGAATCCGTCTTTTCCGTCCATCTGACAAAGGCTACAGCACCCCCGGTGCCGTTGAAATTCAATGGCTTACAGTCTAGAAACTGTTTATAAGTACAGCCTGTAGAAGTAACATTATTCACAGTAAGCATTAGCGATTGCACATGGAATACCcaaatgtaatgtaatgtgtctatagtgacttaacattaccatgggGTGGGTTGTTCCCAAAGGTACCCCCGCTATGTTCCgagcgtagggcctcgtgctgtgcaaTAGCCAGTGAATCCGTTCCTG encodes the following:
- the LOC110913900 gene encoding DNA-binding protein HEXBP-like; the protein is MVTSSKPATITEAIDLSVSLTKEAIRLNKFSTPDQNKKETHVESSGENKRMSSNFKKGTSSTNKKDETSAPAKAKGKGYMGTLPKCDACQLHHNGRCRAGKCESCGKVGHLKETCWVGNGRGGQRGFGNNNRGGNGYGNCPKGGNGGNGNRGNQAGNGNRGANNNQGGNGNGNGRGPGCFNCGDMGHFKRECPKLNQAQGRVFNIGVREARQDPNVVTVSTGLSAAFFSGSGGTSSCPAAFGDA